The Amycolatopsis umgeniensis DNA segment GGAACTGGCTCTATCAGCACCACATCGAGTGGGACGCCACGATCAGCCGCGCTTAGCCGGCTGCTTGCGGTGCCGCCCGGAGACGTGACTCGCGTGCTTGAACGCGGAACTCGCGTGATTGAAGGCGGAACTCGCGTGACTGGACGCCGAACTCGGGTGTGCGGAGTCTGATCACGCGAGATCCGTCTCCAAGCACGCGAGATCCGTGTCCGATCACGCGAGATCCGCCTTCATGTACCGAAGGGCTACTTCTTGTACAGCGCTTCGATGTCGTTCGCGTAGTTCTTGTTCACGATGTTGCGCTTCAGCTTGAGGCTCGGCGTGATCTCGCCACCGGCCTCGGTGAAGTCCTTCGAGAGGATCGTGAACTTCTTGATCGCCTCGGCCTGCGACACCGCGCTGTTGGCCTGATCGACGGCCTGCTGGACTTCGGCGCGCAGTTCGGCGTCACCGGCCAGATCGGACACCGTGGCGTCGGAAGGCTTGCCGTGCTGGGACTTCCACGACGGGAAGTACTCCTCGTCGATGGTGATCAGCGCGCCGATGAACGGCCGCTGGTCGCCCACCACCATCGCCTGGCTGATCAGCGGGCTGGCCTTGATGGTGTCCTCGAGACCGGACGGGGCGACGTTCTTGCCGCCCGCGGTCACGATGATCTCCTTCTTGCGCCCGGTGATCTTGAGGAATCCGTCGCTGTCCAGCTCGCCGAGGTCGCCGGTGTGGAACCAGCCGTCCTCGAGCGCTTCGGCGGTCGCCTCGGCATTGTTGAAGTAGCCGCTGAACACGACGTCACCCTTGAGCAGGATCTCGCCGTCGTCGGCGATCCGCACCGAGGTCCCGGCGACGGGCCGCCCGACGGTGCCGACGCGGAACCCGTCCTGGGTGCCGACGCACGCCGCCGCGGACGTCTCGGTCAGGCCGTAGCCCTCGAACACCGGGACGCCGATGCCGCGGAAGAAGTGCGCCAGCCGCACGCCGAGCGGGGCACCGCCGGACACCGCGGCGACACACCGGCCGCCCAGCGCCGCGCGAAGCTTGCTGAAGACGAGCTTGTCGAACAGCGCGTGCTTGACCTTGAGGCCCAGCCCGGCGCCGCCGGTGTCCTGAGCCTGGCTGTAGGCGACGGCGGTGGCTTCGGCGGCGTCGAAGATCTTGCCCTTGCCGTCACCGTGGGCCTTCTGCTTCGCGCTGTTGTAGACCTTCTCGAACACGCGCGGTACGGCGACGACGAACGTCGGCCGGAAGGTGCCGAGGTCGGCGACGAGGTTCTTGACGTCCGAGGTGTGCCCGAGGGTCACGCGCGCGCTGAGCGCCGTCACCGCGATGGCGCGGGCGAGGACGTGCGCGAGCGGCAGGAACACCAGCAGCGAGTTGCCCTGCTCCATCAGCTGCGGGAACGCGGCGATGTCGGCGCGGATCTCGGCGAGGAGGTTCCGGTGGGTCAGCTCGACACCCTTGGGACGGCCGGTCGTGCCCGACGTGTACACGATCGTGGCGAGGTCGCCCGCCTTCACCGTGCGGCGGCGCTCGTGCAGGTCGTCGTCGCTCAGCTCGGCGCCCCGCGCGGTGAGATGATCGACGGCGGGCTCGTCCGCGGCCTCGATCTGCCAGGTGTGCTCGAGCGTGTCGAGGCGCCCCTTGACGGATTCCAGCGTCGCGAGGTGTTCGTCGGTCTCGACGAACACGCCCTTCGCCGCCGAGTCCGAAAGGATCCAGTGGACCTGCTCGGCCGAGGAGGTGTCGTAGATCGGGACGGTGACCGCGCCCGCGGCCCAGATCGCGAAATCGATCAGGGTCCATTCGTAGCGGGTCTTGGACATCAGCCCGATCCGGTCGCCCGGTGCGATGCCCGCCTGTGCCATTCCCTTGGCCACGGCGAGAACCTGGGCGGCGAAGTCCTTGGCGGTGATGTCCAACCAGGTACCGTCGACCTGGCGGCGGAAACTCACGACATCGGAGAACCGCTCGGCGTTCGCCCAGACGACGTCCGCGAGGTTCTCGTCGTCGGTCACCGGATTGGCGGCGGGGGCGCTGAATTCGCGCACGAGGAACCTCCGTGTTCGCGTGCAAGTGGTGTGACCGGTGTTACCCGCCAGTCAACTTAGCGTGCCGTGCACCTTAAGACCATGCTGACGAATCGGCCATACCGAGGGCATGACATTCTGCCGCGTGTGAACCAGGCGCCGCCAGCCCTCGACATCGTTGACGAGACCTTCCTCGTGGTCCCGCCCTCCACCGTGGCCGCCGCCTTCGCCGATCCGCGATCTTGGTCACGTTACTGGCCCGACCTCGTTCTCGAGGTCTACACCGACCGCGGCGACCAAGGATTGCGCTGGACGGTGCGCGGCGCCTTGATCGGTACGATGGAGGTCTGGCTCGAGCCGGTGCTCGACGGCACTCTGCTGCATTACTTCCTGCGCGCCACTCCCGCCGGTCCGGACGGGGAGCCGCTGGCGCTCCAGGCCCGGGACCTGCGGCGGGAGTTCGACCGCAGGGCGCGTGCCGCCAAGGCGATCGCGCTCGGGCTCAAAGAGGTCCTGGAGGACGGGCGCGAGCCCGGGGTCGGCCCCCGGGCCGAGTAGGCAGGGGGAACATGCGGGTTCACGTGGTGTCGGACGTGCACGGCAACGCCGACGCGCTCAAACGCGCGGGAGACGGCGCCGACGCGCTGATCGTGCTGGGCGACCTGCTGGACTTCGTCGACTACCGCGAGCACGACAAAGGGATCATGGGCGCGCTGTTCGGCGCCGAGAAGGTCGGCGAATTCGCGCGGCTGCGGCGTGAGGGCACTCGTGATGAGACCGTTGCCTTCTCGCGATCCTTGTGGGCCACTTTGGCCGATCCGGCCGCCGCCGTCGGAGAGGCGATCCTCGACCAGTACGCCGTCCTGTTCGGCGCCCTCACCGCGCCGACGTACGCGACGCCCGGCAACGTCGACGACCCGTCGCTGTGGCCCGAGTTCGCCGGTGACGGCATCTCCGTCCTCGACGGAGAGGTCGCCGAGTTCGGCGGGCTGCGCTTCGGGTTCATCGGCGGCGCGCTGCTCCCGCCGAACGTGGTCCCGCGCCGCAACGGCTTCTGGCGGCCGTACCTGCGCACCCGCGAGGAGTACGACACCGCGGTCGGCGCGCTCGACGACGTCGACGTCCTGTGCACCCACATCCCGCCCGCCGTCCCGGAACTGACCTACGACGTGATCGCGAGGCGGTCCGAGATCGGGTCGTCGGCGCTGGTGGACCTTATCCGCGAGCAGCGGCCGCGCTGGTCGGTCTTCGGGCACGTCCACCAGCCCCTCTCCTCGCGGACGAGGCTCGGCAGGACCGAATGCCGTAACGTCGGTCACTTCAAAGAGACGGCACAGCCGTACGTGCTTCGCTGGTGACGCTCGGCTCCGGCTAGGCTGCGCTCATGGCCGAGCAGTCCACGCAATCCATCGAGGTCGACGCCGAGCCCGAGCGGGTCATGGCCGTCATCGCCGACTTTCCCGCGTACCCGGAATGGGCCAAGGCCGTCCGGGAGACCGAGGTGCTCGGCGAGGACGACAAGGGCCGCGCCAAACAGGTGAAACTCACCCTCGACGCCGGACCGATCAAGGACGTCTACACCCTCGAGTACGACTGGGACGCCGATGGCCAGGGCGTCAGCTGGCGCCTGGTCAAGGGCCAGATGCAGAAGGCCCAGAACGGCCGCTACGCCCTCGAAGCGCTGGCCGCCGGCCGCACCAAGGTGACGTATACGCTGTCCGTCGAGCTGGCGCTGCCGATGATCGGGCTGCTGCGCCGCAAGGCCGAGAAGATGGTCATGGACACCGCGCTCAAGGAGCTCAAGAAGCGCGCCGAAGCATCCTGAGTTCGAAGGGTAGGCATGCGGATCCTGCTGTTCACCGGCAAGGGGGGTGTCGGCAAGACCACGCTGGCCGCGGCGACGGCGGCGGCACTGGCCGGGCGGGGCAGGAAGACGCTCGTGGTCTCGACCGACCCGGCGCATTCCCTCGGTGACGCCTTCGGCCGCGCCCTCGGCGCCGAACCGTCCGAAGTGGACGACCTGCTGCACGCCGCCCAGATCGACACCCGCGGCCTCGTCGACAGCACCTGGCGCGAACTCAGGCAGGAACTGCAGACAGCGCTCGCGGGAGCGGGCCTCGACTCGCTCGACGCCGAAGAGCTGACAGTCGTGCCCGGCGTCGACGAACTCCTCGCCCTCACCGAGGTCCAGCGTCTCGCCGAGCACGGTCCCTGGGAGACGGTCGTCGTCGACTGCGGGCCGACAGCGGAAACGCTGCGCCTGCTGGCTTTGCCCGAGGCCGTCTCGGGTTACCTGGCGCGGATGTTCAAACCGGGCGCGCGGCGGACGGCGGCCGCGGTGCGGCGCCTCGGCGCGCATCTGGAGTCGCTGCGCACCCTGCTCACCGATCCGGCCACCACCACCGTGCGGCTCGTGCTGACCCCGGAACGCGTCGTCGTCGCGGAAGCCCGCCGTACGCTCAGTTCCCTGGCCCTGCGCGGAATCCTGGTCGACGGCCTGATCGTCAACCGGCTGATGCCCGCGCCCGGTTTCTGGCGCGGTGCCGCGGCTTCGTGGATGCGGACCCGGCGCACGCAGCAGAACGCCGTCCTCGCCGAACTCGCCGACGCCGGCTTCGGGCCGGCGCAGGTGAAGCCCGTCGAGCACCGCGCCGTCGAGCCGGTGGGGCTCGAGGCGTTGCAGGAAATCGCGTACGAGTTGTATCAAGGCCTGGATCCCTTGGCCGGAAACGAAAAGGGTGTCACCCCGCTCTTGCAGGTGTCCGAATCGGACGGTGGCTACCGGTTGCGGATCGCCGTGCCGTTGCACCGGGATTCCGAAGTGGACCTGGCCAGGGTGGACGATGATCTCGCCGTCACCGTCGACGGTTTCCGGCGGCTGATCGCGCTGCCGGAGATGTTGCGCCCGTGCCGGATCACCGGTGCGGAATCCGACGCGCGCGGCCTGGTCGTGAGCCTGGCCGGGAACCGGGGACCCGGGTGAGCGAGAACAACGAACAAGCACGGACCGACGGCTTGAAACTGGCCGAAGAGATCCGGCTGCTGGTCGAACTGGTCGTCGAGCACGCCGCGCCGTGGCTGGAGGGACTGATCTCCGCGGGACACGGCTGCCCGGGACACGGCGATTCCGGCCACGAGGCCGTCGGCGGCTGGTGCCCGCTCTGCGCGATCGTCGAGGTCTTCCGCGGCGAGCGGCCCGAGTTCGTGGCACGGCTGATGGAGCAGGCCGCGCAGCTCGTCGCGCTGCTGCGGGCGGTGCTCGCCGATCGCTGGGAGCCCGAGGGCGGGGTGCACATGCCGGGGTTCCAGCCTGCGCGGAAGGAGCCCGCGCGGGAAGATGCGCCGGTGGGAGCTTCGCGGGTCCAGCACATCAC contains these protein-coding regions:
- a CDS encoding metallophosphoesterase family protein, yielding MRVHVVSDVHGNADALKRAGDGADALIVLGDLLDFVDYREHDKGIMGALFGAEKVGEFARLRREGTRDETVAFSRSLWATLADPAAAVGEAILDQYAVLFGALTAPTYATPGNVDDPSLWPEFAGDGISVLDGEVAEFGGLRFGFIGGALLPPNVVPRRNGFWRPYLRTREEYDTAVGALDDVDVLCTHIPPAVPELTYDVIARRSEIGSSALVDLIREQRPRWSVFGHVHQPLSSRTRLGRTECRNVGHFKETAQPYVLRW
- a CDS encoding polyketide cyclase / dehydrase and lipid transport; protein product: MNQAPPALDIVDETFLVVPPSTVAAAFADPRSWSRYWPDLVLEVYTDRGDQGLRWTVRGALIGTMEVWLEPVLDGTLLHYFLRATPAGPDGEPLALQARDLRREFDRRARAAKAIALGLKEVLEDGREPGVGPRAE
- a CDS encoding ArsA family ATPase; its protein translation is MRILLFTGKGGVGKTTLAAATAAALAGRGRKTLVVSTDPAHSLGDAFGRALGAEPSEVDDLLHAAQIDTRGLVDSTWRELRQELQTALAGAGLDSLDAEELTVVPGVDELLALTEVQRLAEHGPWETVVVDCGPTAETLRLLALPEAVSGYLARMFKPGARRTAAAVRRLGAHLESLRTLLTDPATTTVRLVLTPERVVVAEARRTLSSLALRGILVDGLIVNRLMPAPGFWRGAAASWMRTRRTQQNAVLAELADAGFGPAQVKPVEHRAVEPVGLEALQEIAYELYQGLDPLAGNEKGVTPLLQVSESDGGYRLRIAVPLHRDSEVDLARVDDDLAVTVDGFRRLIALPEMLRPCRITGAESDARGLVVSLAGNRGPG
- a CDS encoding AMP-binding protein, which codes for MREFSAPAANPVTDDENLADVVWANAERFSDVVSFRRQVDGTWLDITAKDFAAQVLAVAKGMAQAGIAPGDRIGLMSKTRYEWTLIDFAIWAAGAVTVPIYDTSSAEQVHWILSDSAAKGVFVETDEHLATLESVKGRLDTLEHTWQIEAADEPAVDHLTARGAELSDDDLHERRRTVKAGDLATIVYTSGTTGRPKGVELTHRNLLAEIRADIAAFPQLMEQGNSLLVFLPLAHVLARAIAVTALSARVTLGHTSDVKNLVADLGTFRPTFVVAVPRVFEKVYNSAKQKAHGDGKGKIFDAAEATAVAYSQAQDTGGAGLGLKVKHALFDKLVFSKLRAALGGRCVAAVSGGAPLGVRLAHFFRGIGVPVFEGYGLTETSAAACVGTQDGFRVGTVGRPVAGTSVRIADDGEILLKGDVVFSGYFNNAEATAEALEDGWFHTGDLGELDSDGFLKITGRKKEIIVTAGGKNVAPSGLEDTIKASPLISQAMVVGDQRPFIGALITIDEEYFPSWKSQHGKPSDATVSDLAGDAELRAEVQQAVDQANSAVSQAEAIKKFTILSKDFTEAGGEITPSLKLKRNIVNKNYANDIEALYKK
- a CDS encoding SRPBCC family protein yields the protein MAEQSTQSIEVDAEPERVMAVIADFPAYPEWAKAVRETEVLGEDDKGRAKQVKLTLDAGPIKDVYTLEYDWDADGQGVSWRLVKGQMQKAQNGRYALEALAAGRTKVTYTLSVELALPMIGLLRRKAEKMVMDTALKELKKRAEAS